TGGTGTGTAATTTGTGCAGGCGTTTTTCTGCATTTTCAACACCACAGGGAAAAGGAGTTTCATGCATGGACCTCAATAATTAATTTGTGTGCCTAATCGGAAGTCAAAATAAGTAGGGTAGATGCATCGTGATGGCGGAAACACATGGGGCGTTGCAATGATGTTCTTGAATTTGTAACCGGATCATTAGATGTAACATGTTGTAGGAGAATGTGATGTCATTTGCAAACATTGGTAGCTGCATAATGTGGAAATGGATATTAGTTTTACTGTAGTAGTACTTGGATTTGTGGTCTTTCTGCATCATCATGATAGCAGGAACGGTCAGATGATAGGCATCAGCCATGTTGGAACAGGAACCATCCCCTTAGCAGTGGTTTCTAATTTACGTGTCAATAAACACTCAGTCTGAGCGGTCATATCTGCTGGTGGGGAGGTGAAACATGGTTGCTGCCTTTTACCACATGGTGTAGACTCTGTGACTGATCTAATTTGTTAGTTAGAAGATAGCCTACCATCTAATCATGGATGTTGTGACGGTACAGACAGTTTGCaaagttttgtgttttttttgaaCTTTTAATTCAAGATGTTTTATTCCTGGTTTCAAGAAATCCTAGTCTTCTGTGTTATTGTTGGTATATACTAATGAACCTCTCTTTGTTTTCAGCACATGGTGCAAAACCAGATGACTCCGACATACACATATCCACAGACGGGGGTGCCCGGAGTGACGGGCATTACAGGTGTGCCAACAGTCCCAGGAGTGCCAGGAGTGACCAGTCTCGAAGACTACCATCATCAAGTTGTCGCCAGTCAAGCCACAAGTGTGGCATCCGAGCAGCCTCCAACCACCGTGTACGCATCGCCTGCTGCCGTCACGCCCAATGGAGCAATAGAGCAGCAGACGGTAAGGGCAGCTCGGCCCTTTAATGTACGTCGTCAGTCTGGAAGTACCATTGCATGAACTATAGATGTGCTTGTTGTTCGTAATCGTTCATTTGGAGGTTTTTGGTTGATTGGTGTTGGGTTATACTAACTGAATTTCTGCATGTAGAAAATTTTTATGCCCTGTATATACCATTCACCATAAGAAATGTGTAATTACAATCATTATACTTACCATGTGCCCACCTTCAACCCATCCTTCACCATGGTCAGTTCCATAGCATTGTACAGAAGACCGGTCAGTCAGTTGTCTCAATTCTCACCATATTGGCACTCGTACAAGTGTTATTTAATCGAAAGTATTTGCTTGCCCTTATTCATCTATCAATTAGGAACATGCATTAACACTGACTACAACATGGGAAAATGACCATTAACATTTATCACAAGGGAATCAATGCAGTGTGTGAATAGTGTGCTATGCATGGCATAGTTGTTTAAGCATGACATGCTTGTTATATTCTCTGTGTGTCTCCTATGCCTGTCAGATGGCCATCTTTCTGCATATTCATCTCATCTTAACTTGCATACCATCAGAGATGATAGTTTGGCTTCCAGCCAGAAAATGGCTTCGTGAAGGGAGTCTGTAGACTTTGTGGTATTTTTGCTGCAAGGTTGGAAAGATTGTTTGCTTGCCATTTCCCTTAgccatggtaggtgacatacaaGCCTTAAATGACTTTTAAGCGTATGCATAAATAGCAGGGGAACATTACACACATactttctctgatgataccatgTCATTTCAAACTAATTTTTGTGGACTAACTGCTTCCCTGCATCCATGCATGCCAGTTCTCCCTTACGTGAGGTAAAGAACTCTCTGTTATTAACTATGGATCCTTGGTATCCTTTTACTGGACTTATCATGTTTCAGTATTGAGTATCAGTCATGTTGATCAGTAAAGGAAGTTTAATTTGGTTTGAGGCCATCTGATGTCTGCAGCGATTTTTAAGCAATTTGACACTGGCGTTGAGACACTGTTGTTGCCTCCATTCTTATGGAAGTGGGTGACTCATCAGCTGGGAGGCTGTGGTCGGAATCAGTGATTCTTCCCAGCCAGTCACTACTGGCCTTTGGTCATGTATGGTGTTTGACAGAGAAGATGCTCTGTTCGCTTGCCCATAGCATATTACAGTCAGTTTATCTTCTTCAGAAATAGGAATTGCTAACgtttgacatttgaaaatgatgttCATAACTGTAAGGTTTCATAGTCTCACGTTACTTTAAGGCTCTTGGGGAAAATAATGGCATTTTGTTGCCAGTAAACCTGTCAGTGTCCATGGCCGAGCTGAACTGAAAACTCTGATATGCAGGCAGTTTATGGATGATTTAGAAACATGATAACGACAAGATGAATCATTTGTCTAACATTACAGTGGTGCTAGGATCTATACTCAAAACATATTAGTATTATAAAGAAGTTATCAATAAACTGCCTTGAAACATGATGCATTTTGAATAAGTGTGGTTGGATGCTTGGCTTCATCCAGAGGCATGCACAAATTGCAGTTCCTTTTCATATATCCTCTCTTCTATTTTCCTATTCTGAACTgcttttttcttggtttccactAATAACCAATGTGCTTTGTATTATTAACatatatggttttatttatGTCACAGTTACAATGCACTATGGTAATAAACTTATCAACTAGTAATTAAAATTAACGAATGCGTAACATAATTTAAATGTGGTTTAATTGTCATACTTCAACATCATTATTAGACAATATGAGAGTAAACAGAacacaaatatcaataaaagGTTTCCTCTAGTAAAAATCCTTAACAAGACTCACTGATCATAATACTTTGTCCTGTTTCTCTCTGTTTATGGTCCCTTGTTGTATTTCAGCAAACAGACTTACCCGTGGAAGGGGATATCCAGCCATCATCTCCACAGCCACAGGGATCCCAAGGACCCAACTCAGGACCCAAGAGATTGCATGTATCAAATATTCCATTCAGGTTCAGAGAAGCTGACTTGCGCCAACTCTTAGGGGTAAGTATGGTTCAAACTTTCAGTGTCATGGTTAAGATAATTGTTGCTGAATGTAACAACATCGTAgttaaaaaaaattatgataTATGTAGAACCATGGACATTATACAGCAAGCATTACACTCAGATGACATTGGAAAGCTTGAGGTCTTTTTCTCAATTTTAATTTTTCTCTTTCATTCAAACAACAGTTTGGCCCAATCTTAGATGTGGAAATCATTTTCAATGAAAGGGGATCAAAGGTAAGTTATTATTTTCTTCCATCCAATATCCTTTATTGTGTGACACCAGTACTGTGCCATACCAAGAAAACATGGTTGTTCTTAATTAGTAATTATTAAGAAACATTAATTAGCAAAACagaaataaatgaaaagaaTAAATTATGATCACTAAATTACAATAACTGAAAGCAAAAGTTGATTTGTATactgatagaaacaaataagtcAACATATAAGAGTGCAAGTGTTTCTATGTTCCTTCCAGTCTTCTTCACATGATTTGTATTGCATTGTGGGTGAAAATATGGAAGTATATTTAGGGACACTTGGACTTTCATGCACACTTTTATTAGTTCCCTTTAGTAATAATAAACCACCACTTGTGACATTCGTGGCTATTGTGagagtttgatgtattttagTCTTACTTTGATTATAAATCACATTTGGACAACTCTTGGTGTGGCACATGTTATTAAATTACCAGTTATGAAAAGAAACATGAGATACATGATAATAGAGCATTGAGTATTGACTAGAAATACAACCACAGCAGCATACACAACACGCAAGTGTTACTATAGGATAGCCTCACAAAGTCCATGAATTGAAACTATTTGCAGGAAATGATTTTTCCTATGTGCTCTCCTCAAATCAATGTATACAAGGAGTGATTTACACCTGTGGCCATTTCCCTCCTTGGGTGAAAGGTGTTACCTTGTTGTTGACAATGTACTAATGATCAATACCTGGAAGGGTTTTCTGTAACAGGAGATCTTTGACAGGTGCTCCACATCTGTTTGGATGGTCAATACATTGTGATAGATGTATTCAGGAAAAGCTCAGGGTGAAGATGCAATGAGAAGTCATCTGGCTGGTTGTCGCATTTGTTTGGCACCACTTTTATTGTTTAGAGAAAGTGATTGCTGGTTGTTTCCTCGTTACCTGCTTTTCCCCTTGTCAGTGGAATATGAAATTAATTGTCACTGCTGTGGTTGTATCTCTGCCCATGATTTTACTtgtttaaatacatgtatgtttattatcAATTTGAAATTATCATTTGGCATCAAGATCaatgtgatatatattgtatattgtctgtTTCCCAAGTTTACCTAAAAGAAGAGAAACATGAATTCATGTGTCTTGCAAAATTTCATTGTCTGTAAACTGATTTGTATACAAGACCCAAATGTCTTAAGCTTGAttcaaattgatttttttttcaaatgaatgttATAATACATGATTTATTATTCCAATAGGATGTTGCATATGTATAAATTGTATGCCAGTGATTTCATCTGTCTTGTATATTGAGCAGTTTGAATACTGAAGATGTACTGCTCCTTTGCGGCATGTGCTAGGAGAGGGCAATTCAAAGGCTCTGtaatatttcaatgataaaataGTTACTAAATGTTTGAATTTTCTTTGTAGTTTTTATTGGTATCACTTTCTATTTCTCTTATATCCACAGAGTAACCACTCTCAAATATCAAATTGATACGAAATAAAGGTGTAGATTGATGAGTATTTCTTTGAAGCGCCCTCACCTTGCCTGCTCTTGTAAGGGGAGGTAAATGAGCTGATGCTATAAGTCATTTTTCATTACATGTTTTCAAATTAGTTTGTGTGTCACGTGCTGTCTTACCAAATCTTGTTGGAAAGTTGTTTGTGATGCTCCTTGCAGCATTCCGTGCTCCTTGCCCCCTGATTGTAGTGTATACAAGGTGTATATAACATCTGTTTGCAAGCCTTCTCTTATTGTAGTATACCCCTCTTTAACAGAGGTCTCTGGGCGCCAATAGAGATTTCCTCACTTGCTGATGTTGTGCTTCTACTCCTTTGACTCATTCTAACTCGTTCATATTCTGCAAATGCATTTGCATTTTCTTTCAATTTGTTTTGGACTTCTGTGGGAAAAGTTTATTTGTGAATTAACTACAGGCACACAGACAACTTTCACAAGCatatttgaattttgaaatctgaataaaacaaaattaaCTAACTGACTTGGAAGCACCAAAAAATTAATACCCCCGCCCCTAAGCCTTAAGTATTGAAATTGTTCGTCCCCTTTGGGGTGGCATCTGTTAGTATATTTGGCCTAGAGGCATGAAGAAGCATGCCGCTTCTAGTTTCTAAGCATGCTATCCCCTCACCCCCCATTTCATATATTTGATAGAAATCATACATGAAAATCATGCATGATGAAGTATTGACAATAAAAATGCCATATAATTTATGTTGATTTGCACGATTTTAATGCATGCTCCTTATTTTCCTTGTGCATGCAGGGATTCGGTTTCGTAACTTTCGCAAATAGCGCGGATGCAGACCGAGCACGAGAGAAATTGAACGGCACAGTGGTTGAGGGACGAAAGATAGAGGTGCCTGCATGAGTATTTTACTATTTGTGGTAGCACAAATGAGACTCGCTAAGTATTCCTATCTACATTGTGCAGTATGAAGAAATGCCTGTTAAGTGTATGTCGTGTACTGTTGTAATGTCTTGTGCTTAGGGTTTTCCAAAATATCAGAATCTTGTTTCTTAAGAGATTTTCTCACTGCCTAGGATTTGTCAGCGTATTGTGGCAGCATTGAGTCCTGAAGATGGGTGACTAGGCCCCTTCTATGTAAATAGAGGACAAGTATGTTTGTCTGTGTCAGAACCATGCATTCCTATGCACGCCAATGAAAATTTCATATCAACTTTTAACTCTGCATAGCTCACATTTGTCTGGCATTTCTTGATGCTGTTTTGATTGTGTTTACCATTTTTAATGACTTTTTACGTGTTTATCCTTTATATAAGAACCTCACATTAGAGAAAGGTGCAATCTTCGGCTTCATTTCATTCCCTTAGTGGTAAAAAAGCGGAAAGGCGAAAAGTTGCGCACCTATGCAAAGATAAATGGGGGATTAACTGGTAGGTAGATATGCTAAAGTATGGTCACGTGATTCGTCGTCTGCCCATATTGTAATGTCCAAAGTAGCCATTCTAGACAGACCTTCTTCTCTGTAGTACTGAAAGTGATTAATCTTAGCTAGTATTTGGTTGATAGTAATAGAATAATTGACAATATTTGGTTAGTTTCATTGTTAGTTGCACATAATTCTGGTCCAACAGCCAAGACACACAAAGACTAACACAAATATTACATGGTAATGGTATGAATGTACAAGGTACTCTCACTGTCACTGTAGATATAATGTCCATATGGAAAAAACAATGGAAAAGTTCTTGTGTGCTAGTGTTTACAACAGTTCTACAGTATTTTAGTTTGAAGGAAGGAGGTCTGTTCAGATGCAGCTACTCATCATAAGAAGTGCTATCATGCTTCTTACAATGACCAATCTTCAGTGGAGACTTCCATCATTGTATGTCCAATGTCCATTGGTATTCATGCAGCTAAATACCCCCATAAATCTAACCGGTATCATCCAGTCTAGCTTAGTATGTGAGGAAAAGGGCATTCATGTTGACAGTGCACACTGCATGTATTTCCAAGGCAGGGTTTGAACAAGATATGTTTCACAGATCAATGCCAGTTTGAACTAACGAAATATTTTCCTGACAAATTAAGACAACTTGTGTATTTAATATCCCCACAAGGACTAAGCTTCCATTGTCTTGTAATTTGGTAATCTGTCTTTCTTGCTTTGGATTTTCTAGTTAAACGCGAAATAGCCAGATAGTTCCGACTTTTGTCCTGACGACTGTAGAAGTTAGACATTTGATCCGGTAACGAGAGAATTTGAGAGCTTGATTAAGCTGAGACTGCAAATCCAACTAGATAGGGCAATTTCCATTATTTGAGGGTCATATACATGCAGCGTGCACTTATCATAGCTTTCTTGGCTGGCTCCAACACCATCAGGGACCTGTTCACCATGGAAACCGAGTAGATCTTGACTCCAATCTGAATAAGAATTGACAAATGTTAGGGTTATGACTCCTCTAACTGGTGGTTGCGCTTTCCGCTGTAAACAGATGATATGCCTTCCTCAGCGTAATTTGTTTACTCAACGTGCATTCCACTTAAATGTAAAGAATTTTTAGAATTTCCTTTGCAAATTCCTCACTGGTGATCTGAGAGAAGCATGTGAAATTATTTCTGCAATGTTTAAAGCTGTTGTTACATTATGCAGCAAATTCATTCAGAAATGTCCAGATGTAAAATAATCTGAAGATAataaaaatgacatgtagaatgttgcagcaatattgctgagttccaTATTCTGAGATCAGAGGTCACTCAGTGGACAAAACAGCAAGCTGAACTGTATGCATTTTCCATTTTAACTTGGGTGCTGAGTGTCGGTATCCATGGGAACAGTTTGTTGGTTAGATAGAACTGGGTTTCTCTTATTTTGCTCCCTGACTGCCCTGAGGGTGTTAGCCAGATTTTGATGGAAAATCGGGCTAATTGGTAGGCAAGCAGTGGCTGCTACTGCAAGTTCGGCTGTAATGGAGACTGAAAGGTCAATTTTAGTGCAAGATTAAAGGTCACAGACTTAATTCAAAACATTGAATGATTCAAAGTTTATAATGATGTAAAAATGAATTTCACAATTCTTTGAATATTCCAAAATTAGAAAAAGCCCAATTTTCCTACTTTTTGTTGCTGATTGGCTGTGTGATACTTTAATATGTGGACCTGACATGGCTACCATTTTTTTCTGCTTAAATGGTAATCTACATACAAATTATGGCAGTTCATGGCATTTTCAAGGTAATTAATGAAATCATAATTGGCACTCAACAGAAAAACTTCATAAGGCTGTCGCCAATTATTACATTAATGAGAGCCAGCGTAAACTGTTTCTCCTTTGGTTAACCTTTCCAGTCATCATATTTCTTTCTGATTGTGACAGCTCAACTTTTGTAATTATATTAGTCATTTCAAAGAGAGCCATGCCATTCTGAATTGCCTGTAACACAATTATGAATAATTTTGTAATTatacaacatttcaaaatttcacaACTGAAATTTGCGAATTTTAAGATAATTTTAAGATCTTTTTCTCTATTAACTATTAAAGTGCAAAAGGCAATGAGGAAAGAGGTCCACATTATGTTTTGAAGATTTGTGATTTTTGTGACAAAAAGAATGCTAAATTTTAACGTTCCACAATTTTATGAAATAGGTTAACAATGCCACTGCCCGTGTCATGACCAAAAAAGCTGCTGCACCAACCATCCCCAATGGTAAGCGAGTAACCACGTTCTGTGTGGAGAGAGAAGGGTGCAGATAGCTACTAGCCCACAACAATCCAGTTCCTTCATATGCAGCAGCTTTTGTCAATGGAGTTTTATTGTCAGGTGTCAGCTTGAAGGCTATCCATGCAGTCCCACTACTTACCCAGTGCCTCGTGTTTCTTGTATTATATGTATTTtcagtattatttttttcatttctgtatGGGTTGTGTCCACATGTAGTGGAGCCATCATTTTGCTGAGTATATTCCTGCAAGGGTCGTGGAAATGAATGGTACACAGATAAAATGCTAAACTGGGTATCCTCTTAACAAATTTGAATCATTCAGAActattgtcattgtaatttgaGTCACATCATTCACTTGATTTCGCAATTATCTTGGAACATGGATGTTAACAAGCTGAAAAGCTGTAACCATTACCATTGGGTTTGAAGTTTTAATTGGATACCCAGTTTCAATGGATGGTAATTTTTTTCTCGAATGATGTGATATGGCATTTTTTCTAATTAACACAATGCGCGTGCTTTGTCACTGCATACATAAGACCTGCATGTGGACtgctggatgtgatgatggtaaACTATCTGCATTCTTTTCCCTCCACATTGTCAATTGAGACACGTAACCTTGATTTCAAACATTGCTCACCGGGCTCATTTGCTGAGCTGCTTTAATGCCAAAATCTAATTTATTAGCATCCCACATCCAGACCAGGCTAAGAAGGTCTCTTGGCGTGGGTTATTTGTTAAGCAGATTCCGCAGAGAGAACACTGTTGGCCTCTGTCCAATTGATTTTGCTACTGCAACTCcaaaatttattgatttttttaaGAGAGCTCCTTCAGCGTTTGCACATTTGCCTGAAAGGATTATTTGTAACCAATTTATAAGAAAGGATATTATCTGTACTTAGTTCATATTCAAAAGGATGTATTCAGATAAGACTCTGACATAATCTGATTGTTAAATACTTTCAGACtgtaaaattgttatttgtcTTTAGGGGGCTCAAAATTGTAGATCACTATCAATTTACATACCCTCTACTCTAGGAAATGAGCTGTGTGAGCATTCGTGTAGCATAAGTTACACATGGTTATCGGTTTTAGTCAGAAACTTTTCTGTTTATTCTTATTAGGCAGAACGTCCAGCACAGTGTGATTAATACCATACAATCATTTGTTTGCATGGGGATTCAAGAAGTTAGCTGAAGGGTTGCATCGTCTGCTGGGCTGGTCAACAACTTTAAGGGGTTAGAAGATGCCCTCAGCCCCAGTCCATTAACCAGACCCACAAGTATTGATTGTCTCGGTCCCCCTTCCATAGGGAGCATGATTGCCAACTATTAACTTCACATTGTTCCTCAAGCTCGTCTAATAGGGACAGTTTGGGAGCCTTGTTTTAGATATCCCTGAAGGGGAGGTCACCATAGTCTTTGTTTTGCCGAAGACGGACCCCTCGTTAGGGTGTCTACAACATGAGTGAACAGCCATGGGGAATGTGATGCATTTGGGATTTGTGAAAACATTGATGATGCATATGTGATGAAGATATGCCGTGCTTGCCCTACAAACAGGCTTCAAGTTATTTGTAAATAATGCTCACTGTGGAGTGACGTAACAGTCGTGAATCCCTGTAAAGTTTTATTTGCTTTTTTCTTGAgtggaaaacaaaatacatggatTGGATAGATTTTAGCCTACTCTACCATAATGTTTAGCAGTATGTGATATTAACATAATtcctgacaattgttacgtgaAGCCTGCTGAATGGATCAATTTTGAAGGCCTGTAGCCCACTTTGTACATAATGAGGTAATTGTTTGGAATGGGAATGGCGTAGAGTAGGGAAAGTGTGCATAACTGATCAAAAACTGGTGACTGTATGAAGTTTGTAGTTACCCTCCCTTTTTCAAGTTACTATCATCAAGAAGAAATAATTTGGTTTGAATATTTTAGTCCATATTTGTATTTACATGTTGCCAACAGTAtttgtatttaatatatatgtaattttttacatttgaaaactAAAAATTggctttgttaaaatattactCTATGGTTGATGGTAACTTGAAAAATGAATGTTAATGAGACACTGCCCTTTTCGTCAAACATTCAGTGCATACAACATCTTTATATAAAACATCAAAAGGATGGGAGGAACCTGGGTATGTGAAGAGTCTTCAGGGATCTAATACATTTGTGACCATGGCCATTTTCAGCTGCTGCGCTCCGAGGTGTCGCGTTGACGCGAGGTCGGGCTGCAGCTGCAGGACTAGCTGCACGTGGTGCTTACACTGCCGCAGCtgcagcagctgcagcagcaTTCAGGCATCCTACTCCACTAGCTGCTACAGCAACAGCATTACCATATGCAGCGTGAGTAACTGTTCCCTTCATAAATGTGACCCAGCTTTGTGCTCATTTCACGTCATTGAAATTGTAAGGCAGATATCTTAAGCGTCATTGTCAAGACAGTGAACGTACCATCATAGCATAGATGATGCTATGACCTTCTCAAGTTTCTTTTCCACAATCTCTTTAATGTTAACACAGATTTTCATATTCTTATTAGAGACTTTTATGTTTGGTGCTGGGAGATTTATGGACTTTTTTGTTCATGAAAATACAAGTTCTTTGCATATAAATTTCTGGGTTCGTATATGATAAGGGAGTGACTGGGTTCTTAAGACAAGCAATTATGTTTCAGGGGAGTGTACCAAGACCCTTTCCTTGCTACGTATGATGCTGCAACGGCCAGATATCAGGTACGGATTGTCATGGAAACAACAGACCGTAGAAATTGAGTTATTCAAATGGTTAAGTAATAATCAGTAGGTGAATATTCTATTAATGCTGGGTTCTGATTTGTTGGGCATCAGCCAGGTGTAAGCTGATTATGGacatacatttgtcatgcaCTAAAATAACAAGTTCTTCGTACTTGtgtggaaatgttttggttCATGGGAACATAGCATTGAAAGACATCTGGTTAAAGTCTTCCATTGATCACAAAGTGGTTCTTTCTTCACTAATCACTAATCACCTTTCTTCACTGGATGTAGTATGCTTTTCAAACCAAGCATGGTATTTACTCTGATATTTACAAGGAGGTAGACAAGAATGTTAATTTATGAAAACTTAAGAtgcttgggtttttttcacattcTGTGTTATTCCTTTACAGCTTTCAGACAAAAGCAGGGAAAATGAAAAACagtttaaatgtgtttttagGTCAACAATACAGTCTCAGAGAatgtgaaagagcaaatggtaccattctgtgtatttgatgttgtgtgttgtgttacagtTGGTGACAACTCAACCATACGCGGCAGCCGCAGGGTACCCAGGAGCTGCCACCAGATATGCAATTCCAGCTGTTGCCACAGCTGCAACATACCCTGCAGGGTAAAAACTCCtcctcttctctctctctctctctcttcccccccccccccccctcccacacacacacacacacacacactctctctcccCTCAGAATCATATGCTGACATTAGATAGTGCTCAGTTACACTGTCTTTCATGAACAGAATTGTCAGACTGACTAGTTGACATGGAACTTCCAGTGCCATGTCATCAGCTGTCTTTTCATTGAATGTTAAGGTCCAGGTAGCACTTTGATGGAGCCTCGTGTATAGCCATCTTGTGACGTATTCGGCAGGGACTAAGGCTTCTGATGcatttcagaaatatgtttaaaaacgtAATGTTTGCATTTCAGAAATATGTCTAAAAACGTAATGTTTGCATAGATGTTTTGTGAAAAAACTTGCAGAAAAAGCacaataataatatatttggtATTTTATGAGGGGTCAGTTACTATTGACAAATACAATTGTTATATTAACAGGACATTAAAGTAATCACAATGTTTTCAGTTATGGAAGAGAGTATGCCGCTGATCCCTACCTCGGACATGGTATTGGCCCTGTCACTGGATATGGCGTAAGTTTACATGGCGCTTTTATAGCTTTGGTTCTAAGTGTATAAGAGTTTCAGTTATAACCAGTAATTATGCATCAGTGTTCAAGCCATGTTATTTTTGCAATGTAAATGGTATGGTTTGAATTCAGTCGTGCTTatgtttgcatttcattttgttctGTTCTCTTATTTCTTACCATTTTTTTATTATTCCAATTCTGTCATCTGCTGATGTGCAGAAACCACAGTAGTTAAAATGTCATCTCATGCTTATGTTTATTCTTTGATAATTCTTTGAGTTTTCCATGTTTACAACATATGCAGTGACAGT
The nucleotide sequence above comes from Haliotis asinina isolate JCU_RB_2024 chromosome 5, JCU_Hal_asi_v2, whole genome shotgun sequence. Encoded proteins:
- the LOC137283661 gene encoding RNA binding protein fox-1 homolog 3-like isoform X2, giving the protein MAETITQVSGNGPAGKIDEKLMKLFTRDPAKDFLLQKENSGTQTMLHINGTKEINEENKENRTNGEHMVQNQMTPTYTYPQTGVPGVTGITGVPTVPGVPGVTSLEDYHHQVVASQATSVASEQPPTTVYASPAAVTPNGAIEQQTQTDLPVEGDIQPSSPQPQGSQGPNSGPKRLHVSNIPFRFREADLRQLLGFGPILDVEIIFNERGSKGFGFVTFANSADADRAREKLNGTVVEGRKIEVNNATARVMTKKAAAPTIPNAAALRGVALTRGRAAAAGLAARGAYTAAAAAAAAAFRHPTPLAATATALPYAAGVYQDPFLATYDAATARYQLVTTQPYAAAAGYPGAATRYAIPAVATAATYPAGYGREYAADPYLGHGIGPVTGYGQVTEMGVPLSLTSDIFAQREATVYRGGYQRFAPY
- the LOC137283661 gene encoding RNA binding protein fox-1 homolog 2-like isoform X6, with amino-acid sequence MLLTAPVYASHMVQNQMTPTYTYPQTGVPGVTGITGVPTVPGVPGVTSLEDYHHQVVASQATSVASEQPPTTVYASPAAVTPNGAIEQQTQTDLPVEGDIQPSSPQPQGSQGPNSGPKRLHVSNIPFRFREADLRQLLGFGPILDVEIIFNERGSKGFGFVTFANSADADRAREKLNGTVVEGRKIEVNNATARVMTKKAAAPTIPNAAALRGVALTRGRAAAAGLAARGAYTAAAAAAAAAFRHPTPLAATATALPYAAGVYQDPFLATYDAATARYQLVTTQPYAAAAGYPGAATRYAIPAVATAATYPAGYGREYAADPYLGHGIGPVTGYGQVTEMGVPLSLTSDIFAQREATVYRGGYQRFAPY
- the LOC137283661 gene encoding RNA binding protein fox-1 homolog 2-like isoform X10, encoding MLLTAPVYASHMVQNQMTPTYTYPQTGVPGVTGITGVPTVPGVPGVTSLEDYHHQVVASQATSVASEQPPTTVYASPAAVTPNGAIEQQTQTDLPVEGDIQPSSPQPQGSQGPNSGPKRLHVSNIPFRFREADLRQLLGFGPILDVEIIFNERGSKGFGFVTFANSADADRAREKLNGTVVEGRKIEVNNATARVMTKKAAAPTIPNAAALRGVALTRGRAAAAGLAARGAYTAAAAAAAAAFRHPTPLAATATALPYAAGVYQDPFLATYDAATARYQLVTTQPYAAAAGYPGAATRYAIPAVATAATYPAGYGREYAADPYLGHGIGPVTGYGATVYRGGYQRFAPY
- the LOC137283661 gene encoding RNA binding protein fox-1 homolog 2-like isoform X3 → MAETITQVSGNGPAGKIDEKLMKLFTRDPAKDFLLQKENSGTQTMLHINGTKEINEENKENRTNGEHMVQNQMTPTYTYPQTGVPGVTGITGVPTVPGVPGVTSLEDYHHQVVASQATSVASEQPPTTVYASPAAVTPNGAIEQQTVRAARPFNQTDLPVEGDIQPSSPQPQGSQGPNSGPKRLHVSNIPFRFREADLRQLLGFGPILDVEIIFNERGSKGFGFVTFANSADADRAREKLNGTVVEGRKIEVNNATARVMTKKAAAPTIPNAAALRGVALTRGRAAAAGLAARGAYTAAAAAAAAAFRHPTPLAATATALPYAAGVYQDPFLATYDAATARYQLVTTQPYAAAAGYPGAATRYAIPAVATAATYPAGYGREYAADPYLGHGIGPVTGYGATVYRGGYQRFAPY
- the LOC137283661 gene encoding RNA binding protein fox-1 homolog 1-like isoform X1, whose protein sequence is MAETITQVSGNGPAGKIDEKLMKLFTRDPAKDFLLQKENSGTQTMLHINGTKEINEENKENRTNGEHMVQNQMTPTYTYPQTGVPGVTGITGVPTVPGVPGVTSLEDYHHQVVASQATSVASEQPPTTVYASPAAVTPNGAIEQQTVRAARPFNQTDLPVEGDIQPSSPQPQGSQGPNSGPKRLHVSNIPFRFREADLRQLLGFGPILDVEIIFNERGSKGFGFVTFANSADADRAREKLNGTVVEGRKIEVNNATARVMTKKAAAPTIPNAAALRGVALTRGRAAAAGLAARGAYTAAAAAAAAAFRHPTPLAATATALPYAAGVYQDPFLATYDAATARYQLVTTQPYAAAAGYPGAATRYAIPAVATAATYPAGYGREYAADPYLGHGIGPVTGYGQVTEMGVPLSLTSDIFAQREATVYRGGYQRFAPY
- the LOC137283661 gene encoding RNA binding protein fox-1 homolog 2-like isoform X4: MAETITQVSGNGPAGKIDEKLMKLFTRDPAKDFLLQKENSGTQTMLHINGTKEINEENKENRTNGEHMVQNQMTPTYTYPQTGVPGVTGITGVPTVPGVPGVTSLEDYHHQVVASQATSVASEQPPTTVYASPAAVTPNGAIEQQTQTDLPVEGDIQPSSPQPQGSQGPNSGPKRLHVSNIPFRFREADLRQLLGFGPILDVEIIFNERGSKGFGFVTFANSADADRAREKLNGTVVEGRKIEVNNATARVMTKKAAAPTIPNAAALRGVALTRGRAAAAGLAARGAYTAAAAAAAAAFRHPTPLAATATALPYAAGVYQDPFLATYDAATARYQLVTTQPYAAAAGYPGAATRYAIPAVATAATYPAGYGREYAADPYLGHGIGPVTGYGATVYRGGYQRFAPY